A single window of Synechococcus sp. CBW1004 DNA harbors:
- a CDS encoding YchJ family protein, whose amino-acid sequence MPSAARSAQGFGRPSASHCAACPCGGGVYASCCGPLIAGGQLAGTAEQLMRSRYSAFALATRDPQAIDHLLRTHPEPGQSEAERRQGLKASTRSLQWIGLSVLETQNGGPLDSHGTITFEARWRDREGREGMLRECSRFGRGEAGEWLYLEALSLGEGPGG is encoded by the coding sequence ATGCCCTCAGCTGCCAGATCAGCCCAGGGCTTCGGCCGCCCCTCCGCCTCGCATTGCGCGGCCTGCCCCTGTGGCGGTGGTGTCTACGCCAGCTGCTGCGGGCCCTTGATTGCAGGCGGACAGTTGGCAGGCACAGCCGAGCAGCTGATGCGCTCGCGCTACAGCGCCTTCGCCCTGGCGACCAGGGATCCCCAGGCGATCGATCATCTGCTGCGCACCCATCCCGAACCCGGCCAGAGCGAGGCGGAGCGTCGGCAGGGCCTGAAGGCCAGCACCCGCAGCCTCCAGTGGATCGGGCTCTCTGTGCTCGAAACCCAGAACGGTGGCCCGCTCGATTCACACGGCACTATCACCTTTGAGGCCCGCTGGCGCGATCGCGAGGGGCGAGAGGGGATGTTGCGGGAGTGTTCCCGGTTCGGGCGTGGCGAGGCCGGCGAATGGCTGTATCTGGAGGCCCTCAGCCTGGGGGAGGGGCCTGGGGGGTGA
- a CDS encoding DUF4160 domain-containing protein: protein MSPTVFRDGEFRFFFFSREESRPHIHVSHPDGEAKFWLSPTVELARNIGLSSQRIKEAERLVETRQQEIIDAWNNHFCG from the coding sequence TTGTCACCAACCGTCTTCAGAGATGGCGAATTTCGCTTCTTCTTCTTCTCACGGGAGGAGAGTCGACCTCACATCCATGTCAGTCATCCTGATGGTGAGGCGAAGTTCTGGCTCAGCCCAACCGTTGAACTCGCTCGCAACATCGGGCTAAGCTCACAGAGGATCAAAGAAGCAGAGCGCTTGGTCGAGACACGCCAACAGGAGATCATCGATGCCTGGAACAATCACTTTTGCGGCTGA
- a CDS encoding tyrosine-type recombinase/integrase codes for MAVSGGPQPGGGAWGVNWAYSSHTFRHSSATPLLKRGQDMQTNQEPLDHKDVRTIMVWAHALNWGQPGSRSPADFASHGVPVVLRPADTLRLLGESPSKPCPDWQLQRSCPWAIRCSWEWTRGPR; via the coding sequence ATGGCTGTATCTGGAGGCCCTCAGCCTGGGGGAGGGGCCTGGGGGGTGAACTGGGCGTACAGCTCCCACACGTTTCGCCATTCGTCGGCCACCCCTCTACTGAAGCGAGGCCAGGACATGCAGACGAACCAGGAGCCACTCGACCACAAGGACGTGCGCACCATCATGGTCTGGGCCCATGCGCTCAACTGGGGGCAACCCGGGTCAAGAAGTCCAGCCGACTTTGCGTCGCATGGTGTACCAGTGGTTCTCAGACCCGCTGACACGCTCCGGCTCTTAGGAGAATCACCCTCAAAGCCCTGCCCTGACTGGCAGCTCCAAAGATCCTGCCCTTGGGCGATTCGCTGTTCTTGGGAGTGGACTCGGGGGCCGAGGTAA
- a CDS encoding triacylglycerol lipase, which produces MAGYERDSVAGSVPLVLVHGLWDTPRLFRHLQAQLGSRRQPQLVPHLPHGLGWTPLLQLAEQLDQQIEAALGSERQLDLLGFSMGGVIARIWIQLLGGWRRTRRFTSVASPHQGTLTALPWPRRLLAGVADMKPGSPLLQRLDSDLEPLRRIECTSFYCPLDLTVVPGWRAVLPVGPSHPLLGLRHDRLLAEPACLEPLVRELLRE; this is translated from the coding sequence ATGGCCGGCTATGAGCGCGACAGCGTCGCTGGATCCGTGCCGCTGGTGCTGGTGCATGGCCTGTGGGATACCCCTCGCCTGTTCCGGCACCTGCAGGCCCAGCTGGGCAGTCGCCGCCAACCGCAGCTGGTGCCCCATCTGCCCCATGGCCTCGGCTGGACGCCGCTGCTGCAACTCGCGGAGCAGCTGGACCAGCAGATCGAGGCCGCCTTAGGCAGCGAGCGACAGCTCGATCTGCTGGGCTTCTCGATGGGTGGCGTGATCGCCCGCATCTGGATCCAGCTGCTTGGGGGCTGGAGGCGCACGCGCCGCTTCACCAGCGTGGCCAGCCCCCATCAGGGCACGCTCACGGCCCTGCCCTGGCCGAGGCGGCTTCTGGCGGGGGTGGCCGACATGAAGCCCGGCAGTCCGCTGCTGCAACGCCTCGACAGCGATCTCGAACCACTGCGGCGGATCGAGTGCACCAGCTTTTACTGTCCGCTCGATCTCACCGTGGTGCCCGGCTGGAGGGCGGTGCTGCCCGTGGGCCCCAGCCACCCCCTGCTGGGCCTGCGCCACGACCGACTGCTGGCCGAACCCGCCTGCCTGGAGCCTTTGGTGCGGGAGCTGCTGCGGGAGTGA
- a CDS encoding M3 family metallopeptidase, whose amino-acid sequence MAVSTAPRPPLLQGEGLPPFEAITPEQVSDHIPELLEDLEGELAGLETRLEAALSEQRPLGWQEVMEPLQRLEERLRWSWGVVSHLHGVCDTPELREAHASQQARVVSFGNRSGQSAVLHAALLNLKQQGGLDATQLRIVESELRHMELRGVALKGEEREAFNATSQELAKLSTDFGNRVLDATNGWTLLLQDPAEVEGLPQSLRELLAQAARDGGEEGATAESGPWLLGLDFPRFGPFLQYSQRRDLRERLYKAHVSRASGEANTASSADAQHPNEAASGGNWPVIERILTLRREQARRLGYANWAEVSLASKMAESEAEVERLLEDLRAAAHPIAQGELDDLRALAARHNAAEAADLQPWDVSFWAEKLRQERFELDSEKLRPWFPLPRVLEGLFGLCDRLFDIRIEAADGEAPVWHPDVRFFRINDSSTGEPLAAFYLDPYSRPGSKRGGAWMDECLVRSHRPDGTPVLPVAYLICNQSPPVGETPSLMTFGEVETLFHEFGHGLQHMLTTVERPQAAGINNVEWDAVELPSQFMENWCYDRSTLLGMARHWQTGEPLPEEEFAKLQAARTFMAGAATLRQVHFALTDLRLHSQWTPDCGKTPEQLRREIAQTTTVLEPIEEDAFLCSFGHIFAGGYAAGYYSYKWAEVLSADAFSAFEEVGLENEEAIRATGRRFRDTVLSLGGSRHPSEVFEQFRGRGPSAEALIRHSGLVGAG is encoded by the coding sequence ATGGCTGTGTCCACCGCGCCGCGTCCGCCCCTGCTGCAGGGAGAGGGGTTGCCGCCGTTCGAGGCGATCACGCCGGAGCAGGTGAGCGATCACATCCCTGAGCTGCTGGAGGATCTGGAGGGCGAGCTGGCCGGCCTGGAGACCCGTCTGGAGGCTGCGCTGAGCGAGCAGCGGCCGCTGGGCTGGCAGGAGGTGATGGAGCCCTTGCAGCGGCTGGAGGAGCGGCTGCGCTGGAGCTGGGGGGTGGTGAGCCACCTGCATGGGGTGTGCGACACCCCGGAGCTGCGCGAGGCCCATGCCAGCCAGCAGGCGCGGGTGGTGAGCTTCGGCAATCGCAGCGGCCAGAGCGCCGTGCTGCATGCGGCGCTGCTGAACCTCAAACAACAGGGCGGCCTCGATGCCACCCAGCTCCGCATCGTCGAGAGCGAGCTGCGCCACATGGAGCTGCGCGGCGTGGCGCTCAAGGGAGAGGAGCGCGAGGCGTTCAACGCCACCAGCCAGGAGCTGGCGAAGCTGTCGACCGATTTCGGTAACCGGGTGCTGGATGCCACCAACGGCTGGACGCTGCTGCTGCAGGATCCGGCCGAGGTGGAGGGGCTTCCCCAGAGCCTGCGGGAGCTGCTGGCCCAGGCCGCCCGCGATGGCGGCGAGGAGGGCGCCACGGCGGAGAGCGGCCCCTGGCTGCTGGGCCTGGATTTCCCCCGCTTCGGGCCGTTCCTGCAGTACAGCCAGCGCCGCGATCTGCGCGAACGCCTCTACAAGGCTCACGTGAGCCGGGCTTCAGGAGAGGCCAACACCGCCAGCTCCGCTGACGCGCAACACCCCAATGAAGCCGCCTCTGGCGGCAACTGGCCGGTGATCGAGCGGATCCTGACCCTGCGCCGCGAGCAGGCCAGGCGCCTCGGCTATGCGAACTGGGCGGAGGTGAGCCTGGCCTCGAAGATGGCTGAATCGGAAGCAGAAGTGGAGCGGCTGCTGGAGGATCTACGGGCTGCAGCCCACCCGATCGCCCAGGGGGAACTCGACGACCTGCGGGCTCTGGCCGCCCGCCACAACGCCGCGGAAGCGGCTGATCTGCAGCCGTGGGATGTGAGTTTCTGGGCGGAGAAGCTGCGGCAGGAGCGCTTTGAGCTTGACAGCGAGAAGCTGCGGCCCTGGTTCCCGCTGCCGCGGGTGCTCGAGGGGTTGTTCGGGCTGTGCGACCGGCTGTTCGACATCCGTATCGAGGCGGCCGATGGCGAGGCGCCGGTGTGGCATCCGGATGTGCGCTTCTTCCGCATCAATGACAGCTCCACGGGTGAGCCGCTGGCGGCCTTTTATCTGGATCCCTACAGCCGGCCGGGCAGCAAGCGCGGCGGCGCCTGGATGGATGAATGCCTGGTGCGCAGCCACCGCCCCGATGGCACACCGGTGCTGCCGGTGGCCTATCTGATCTGCAACCAGAGCCCGCCGGTGGGTGAGACCCCGAGCCTGATGACCTTCGGGGAGGTGGAGACGCTGTTCCACGAGTTCGGCCATGGCCTGCAGCACATGCTCACCACCGTGGAGCGTCCCCAGGCGGCGGGGATCAACAACGTCGAGTGGGATGCGGTGGAGCTGCCCAGCCAGTTCATGGAGAACTGGTGCTATGACCGCTCGACGCTGCTGGGCATGGCGCGCCACTGGCAGACGGGTGAGCCGCTGCCCGAAGAGGAGTTCGCCAAGCTGCAGGCGGCGCGCACCTTCATGGCCGGCGCCGCGACGCTGCGACAGGTGCATTTCGCGCTCACCGATCTACGGCTGCACAGCCAGTGGACGCCGGACTGCGGCAAGACGCCCGAGCAGCTGCGCCGCGAGATCGCCCAGACCACTACGGTGCTGGAGCCGATCGAGGAGGACGCCTTCCTGTGCAGCTTCGGCCACATCTTTGCCGGGGGTTATGCGGCGGGGTACTACTCCTACAAGTGGGCCGAGGTGCTCAGCGCCGATGCCTTCAGCGCCTTCGAGGAGGTGGGCCTGGAGAACGAGGAGGCGATCCGCGCCACCGGCAGGCGCTTCCGCGACACGGTGCTCAGCCTGGGCGGCAGCCGCCATCCGAGCGAAGTTTTTGAGCAGTTCCGCGGCCGGGGGCCGAGCGCTGAGGCGCTGATTCGGCACAGTGGTTTGGTGGGGGCGGGGTAG
- a CDS encoding DUF2442 domain-containing protein: MPGTITFAAEVTNVSGHCVWMLIDDEELALPYSEFPWFKAATIQQILNVLRPTSDHLYWPDLDVDLSVESIRHPERFPLKAESTFQPCHTPGSLPTI, encoded by the coding sequence ATGCCTGGAACAATCACTTTTGCGGCTGAGGTCACGAATGTCTCTGGACATTGCGTCTGGATGCTTATCGATGATGAAGAGCTGGCGCTTCCATATTCAGAGTTCCCCTGGTTTAAAGCGGCAACCATTCAGCAGATCCTTAACGTGCTGCGTCCGACCTCGGATCATCTTTATTGGCCTGATCTAGATGTTGACTTGTCTGTCGAGTCGATACGCCACCCAGAAAGGTTCCCGCTGAAGGCCGAGAGCACTTTCCAACCCTGCCATACACCTGGCTCGCTTCCTACAATTTAG
- a CDS encoding restriction endonuclease — translation MSKKAQAEFIRWFGPLLNALRDLGDSGRPREVSARIARNLNLPDDLLDQTLKSGGSKFHNQVAWARQYLVWEGLLDSSKHGTWTLTEKGRSAHLDEREARAIFLKWVSIHAENRKQKRDAQENGEELAAHGATPETSTEEETLDLLSTLRSISPTGFEKVCRELLRESGFENVEVTGGSADGGIDGYGTLEINPFVSFKVLFQCKRYAKGNLVSRAQVGDFRNSMLGRAEKGIIITTSGFSNAAVQEANREGAPQVELVDGDKLVEMFQKVELGVIKRTVYDVDPTYFEKFKD, via the coding sequence ATGTCCAAGAAAGCCCAAGCTGAGTTCATTCGCTGGTTCGGCCCCCTGCTGAATGCCCTGCGCGATCTCGGCGACTCGGGCCGGCCAAGAGAAGTGTCTGCGCGAATCGCTAGAAACCTCAACCTCCCAGATGATCTACTGGATCAGACGCTCAAGTCTGGAGGCAGCAAGTTTCACAATCAGGTTGCCTGGGCCAGACAGTACCTGGTGTGGGAAGGATTGCTCGATTCGTCGAAGCATGGGACCTGGACACTGACAGAGAAAGGGCGCAGTGCTCATCTTGACGAAAGGGAGGCAAGAGCGATCTTCCTGAAATGGGTTTCTATCCATGCCGAGAATCGCAAACAGAAGCGAGATGCTCAGGAAAACGGAGAGGAGCTGGCAGCACATGGGGCAACTCCAGAGACTTCGACAGAAGAAGAGACTCTTGATCTTCTGAGCACCCTGAGGTCCATCAGCCCAACAGGCTTTGAGAAGGTCTGCAGAGAACTGCTGAGGGAATCAGGCTTTGAGAATGTTGAAGTGACGGGTGGCTCTGCTGATGGAGGCATCGATGGCTACGGAACATTGGAGATCAACCCCTTTGTAAGCTTCAAGGTGCTGTTTCAGTGCAAGCGGTATGCCAAGGGGAACCTTGTCTCGCGCGCACAGGTTGGCGATTTCCGCAACTCCATGCTGGGGCGAGCCGAGAAAGGGATCATCATCACCACATCAGGCTTCAGCAATGCAGCCGTCCAAGAAGCGAACCGAGAAGGTGCACCTCAGGTGGAACTTGTCGACGGTGACAAATTGGTTGAGATGTTCCAGAAAGTTGAGCTGGGCGTGATCAAACGCACGGTCTATGACGTGGATCCCACCTATTTCGAGAAATTCAAGGACTGA
- a CDS encoding patatin-like phospholipase family protein — protein MQAGPIPVTLNCSGGIALGAYMAGVFSELVTACLRPRAGRPETLICIDTITGASAGSFPAAFPPISVAVRLPYVIINDALAGCRR, from the coding sequence ATGCAGGCAGGCCCCATCCCGGTGACACTGAACTGCTCTGGAGGCATCGCTCTTGGTGCCTACATGGCTGGCGTGTTCTCCGAGCTTGTCACGGCCTGCCTGCGCCCACGCGCCGGACGACCTGAAACCTTGATCTGCATCGACACGATCACCGGTGCGTCGGCAGGCTCCTTTCCAGCGGCCTTTCCTCCGATCTCCGTTGCGGTGCGCCTTCCGTATGTGATCATCAATGATGCACTGGCAGGATGCAGACGGTGA